One Idiomarina loihiensis L2TR genomic window carries:
- the alaS gene encoding alanine--tRNA ligase: MSMNSAQIRDAFLNYFAERGHEKVPSASMIPGNDPTLLFTNAGMVPFKDVFLGTDKRRYDKATSAQRCLRAGGKHNDLENVGYTARHHTFFEMMGNFSFGDYFKKQAIQYAWDFLTKELKLPAEKLWVTVFTEDDEAYDIWVKDIGVPEDRISRIGEKDNFWSMGDTGPCGPCSEVFYDHGEEVWGGPPGTPEEDGDRYIEIWNLVFMQYNRQADGTLEPLPDPSIDTGMGLERISAIMQNVHSNYEIDLFQALIKAAAEIIGTNDLDNKSLRVIADHIRSCSFLITDGVMPSNEGRGYVLRRIIRRAVRHGHLLGAKDTFFFRLVDELARQMGEAYPELEQKKQIIKDALEREEQQFARTLERGLAILSDEIGELKGNVIPGDVVFKLYDTYGFPVDLTADIAREQELTIDEQGFEQAMSEQRQRAQQASQFGMDYNQQLKSDNKTAFTGYDDVVGQAKVVELFKDGKPVEQLQAGENGIVVLSETPFYAESGGQIGDKGVLVANGPAFEVTDTQYIGKAIAHHGVAKAAVKLSDSVKAEIDSERRENIKRNHSATHLLHAALRNLLGEHVTQKGSLVEADKMRFDFSHFEPVTTEQLAQLEREVNAQVRANLPLQTQLMAIDEAKEAGAMALFGEKYDEQVRVVRMGDFSMELCGGTHVKATGDIGLFRITSEGGIASGVRRIEVVTGEAAVRYTQQQQSVLQQIAGELKTEPSSVAEKVQQLQHKFRELERKNEQLQQKLAQQAGGGLIAQAVDINGVKAIIAELDQADPKSLRGLVDDLKNQMGSGIVLLGTANGDKVSLIAGVTTDLTSKVKAGDIVNQAANVVGGKGGGRPDMAQAGGSLPEQLNEALATATTWLQQQL, encoded by the coding sequence ATGAGCATGAACAGTGCCCAAATTCGTGATGCATTTTTAAATTACTTTGCTGAGCGAGGACACGAAAAAGTTCCGTCAGCATCAATGATCCCCGGTAACGATCCCACCTTGTTATTTACCAATGCGGGTATGGTTCCATTTAAAGACGTTTTCCTGGGTACTGATAAACGTCGTTATGATAAAGCCACGTCGGCGCAGCGTTGTCTGCGTGCCGGTGGTAAACATAACGATTTAGAAAATGTTGGGTATACAGCCCGTCATCATACTTTCTTTGAAATGATGGGTAACTTCAGTTTTGGTGACTACTTTAAGAAACAAGCCATTCAGTACGCCTGGGACTTTTTAACCAAAGAGTTGAAACTGCCTGCTGAAAAGCTCTGGGTTACGGTGTTCACCGAAGATGATGAAGCCTACGACATCTGGGTCAAAGATATTGGCGTACCGGAAGACCGTATTTCGCGCATTGGTGAAAAAGATAACTTCTGGTCTATGGGTGATACCGGGCCTTGTGGGCCATGCTCTGAAGTGTTTTATGACCACGGTGAAGAAGTATGGGGCGGCCCGCCGGGAACCCCTGAAGAAGACGGTGATCGGTACATCGAGATTTGGAACCTGGTCTTTATGCAGTATAACCGTCAGGCTGACGGTACCCTGGAACCCTTGCCTGATCCCTCCATTGATACGGGTATGGGGCTGGAGCGTATTTCTGCCATTATGCAGAACGTTCACAGTAACTATGAAATTGATTTGTTCCAGGCGCTGATTAAAGCGGCAGCTGAAATTATTGGCACCAATGACCTGGATAATAAATCATTGCGAGTTATTGCCGATCACATTCGTTCATGCTCCTTCTTGATTACCGATGGTGTTATGCCATCAAACGAAGGCCGTGGTTATGTTCTGCGCCGTATAATACGTAGAGCTGTGCGACACGGGCACTTACTGGGCGCTAAAGACACTTTCTTTTTCCGTTTGGTAGACGAACTGGCTCGCCAGATGGGCGAAGCGTATCCTGAGCTGGAGCAGAAAAAGCAAATTATTAAAGACGCCCTGGAACGCGAAGAGCAGCAGTTTGCGCGCACGCTGGAGCGTGGTTTGGCGATTTTGTCAGACGAAATTGGCGAGCTAAAAGGTAATGTTATACCGGGCGACGTGGTCTTCAAACTCTATGACACTTATGGCTTTCCGGTTGACTTAACCGCGGATATTGCCCGTGAGCAGGAATTGACAATTGATGAGCAAGGCTTCGAACAGGCGATGTCAGAGCAACGTCAGCGGGCTCAGCAGGCTTCTCAGTTTGGCATGGATTATAATCAACAGCTTAAGTCTGACAATAAAACCGCATTTACCGGTTACGATGACGTTGTCGGGCAGGCAAAAGTGGTCGAGTTATTTAAAGATGGTAAGCCAGTAGAGCAGTTGCAGGCGGGCGAAAACGGCATTGTGGTTTTATCAGAAACTCCATTTTATGCAGAAAGTGGTGGTCAAATCGGTGACAAAGGTGTTTTGGTTGCCAACGGACCAGCATTTGAAGTGACCGATACTCAGTATATTGGTAAAGCTATAGCGCACCACGGCGTAGCGAAAGCTGCGGTTAAGCTCAGCGACAGCGTAAAAGCCGAAATTGATTCTGAGCGTCGTGAGAATATTAAACGCAACCACTCGGCAACGCATTTGCTGCATGCAGCGCTTAGAAATCTGCTGGGCGAGCACGTTACACAAAAAGGTTCTTTGGTCGAAGCGGACAAAATGCGTTTTGATTTCTCGCACTTTGAACCAGTGACGACAGAGCAATTGGCTCAGTTAGAGCGTGAGGTAAATGCTCAAGTTCGCGCTAATCTGCCACTGCAAACACAGCTTATGGCCATTGATGAAGCAAAAGAAGCGGGCGCAATGGCCTTGTTCGGCGAAAAGTATGACGAGCAAGTACGAGTTGTACGCATGGGAGACTTCTCCATGGAGCTTTGTGGCGGTACTCATGTCAAAGCTACAGGCGATATCGGCTTATTCAGAATAACGTCGGAGGGCGGTATCGCTTCGGGTGTGCGTCGTATTGAAGTGGTAACCGGAGAAGCAGCCGTACGATATACTCAACAACAACAAAGTGTATTGCAGCAAATTGCCGGAGAGTTGAAAACAGAACCAAGTTCTGTGGCCGAAAAAGTCCAGCAGTTACAGCATAAGTTCCGTGAATTAGAGCGTAAAAACGAGCAACTGCAACAAAAGCTGGCACAGCAGGCCGGTGGTGGATTAATCGCTCAGGCTGTTGATATTAATGGGGTTAAAGCAATCATTGCAGAGTTAGATCAGGCAGACCCGAAATCTTTGCGCGGATTAGTTGATGATCTGAAGAACCAAATGGGCTCAGGTATCGTATTATTGGGAACTGCAAACGGTGATAAAGTCAGTTTAATTGCTGGCGTTACTACCGATTTAACGTCTAAAGTTAAAGCAGGAGATATCGTGAATCAGGCTGCAAATGTCGTTGGAGGCAAAGGCGGAGGTCGTCCTGATATGGCGCAGGCAGGTGGTTCACTCCCGGAACAGCTAAATGAAGCGTTGGCTACTGCGACGACTTGGTTACAGCAACAGCTTTAG
- a CDS encoding regulatory protein RecX, whose translation MDESSEYDEKALRDSAFRLLAMREQSRTELKRKLIQKQWPAEMVNRVVDELKQEGWQSDERFAGSFIREKVGQKQGRLKIMAQATQQKGVATEIVEDVLESMEVDWFELCAELKQKKFGDDDPADEKEWSRQVRFLQQRGFTPEQIFACVNRPRR comes from the coding sequence ATGGACGAAAGTTCAGAGTATGACGAAAAAGCACTGCGTGACAGTGCTTTTCGGTTGCTGGCAATGCGGGAGCAAAGCAGAACTGAATTAAAGCGTAAATTAATCCAGAAGCAATGGCCTGCAGAAATGGTTAACCGCGTTGTTGACGAACTTAAACAGGAAGGCTGGCAGAGTGATGAACGCTTTGCCGGTAGCTTTATTCGTGAAAAAGTAGGGCAAAAACAGGGGCGATTAAAAATCATGGCGCAGGCCACTCAACAAAAAGGCGTTGCTACGGAAATTGTTGAGGATGTGCTCGAATCCATGGAAGTCGACTGGTTTGAATTGTGTGCAGAGCTGAAGCAGAAAAAGTTTGGCGATGATGACCCGGCCGATGAAAAAGAGTGGAGTCGGCAGGTTCGCTTTTTGCAGCAGCGAGGCTTTACCCCGGAGCAAATTTTCGCTTGCGTCAATCGACCACGACGCTAG
- a CDS encoding SIMPL domain-containing protein — MTQSNSKSRFLFICLVFLTAGFTTFAQADERTLSISGSGSVSAIPDQMSLTFWIEERGNKLSSQKTLVDNTTTRLIKDLNSKGIEDKDIRSYQLQIYPRYEQNDDGKTEQDGFVVQREVQVTLLEPENYDSIIDLALARGVTRVGQVKFEISDQQGLYQQALINAYEQAKNKAERLATAAGLELTGTLSIAERSMSRPVVMQMAEMSSRSDKVSLPGQQTIEAQVEVIFSTKTQSDSDN; from the coding sequence ATGACTCAGAGTAATTCAAAATCAAGGTTTCTCTTCATTTGTCTTGTCTTTCTCACGGCAGGATTTACCACTTTCGCTCAAGCAGACGAGCGTACCTTATCAATATCCGGCAGCGGCAGTGTTTCTGCAATTCCTGATCAGATGTCACTGACTTTCTGGATAGAAGAACGCGGGAATAAACTCAGCTCACAAAAAACATTAGTCGATAACACCACTACCCGCTTAATTAAAGATCTGAATAGTAAAGGTATAGAAGATAAAGATATTCGTTCTTACCAATTACAAATTTACCCTCGCTATGAACAAAACGATGACGGGAAAACAGAGCAAGATGGCTTTGTGGTTCAACGCGAAGTTCAGGTCACTTTGTTAGAGCCTGAGAACTACGACAGTATTATCGATCTGGCGCTTGCGCGCGGCGTCACTCGCGTAGGCCAGGTTAAGTTTGAAATTAGTGATCAGCAGGGTTTGTATCAACAAGCATTGATTAACGCTTATGAACAAGCAAAAAATAAGGCCGAACGCCTGGCCACGGCTGCGGGTCTCGAGCTGACGGGAACATTAAGTATCGCTGAACGCTCTATGTCACGCCCGGTGGTTATGCAAATGGCAGAAATGAGCAGCCGCTCAGATAAAGTGTCATTACCTGGTCAGCAAACTATTGAGGCACAAGTAGAGGTTATATTCTCAACCAAAACTCAGTCGGATTCTGACAATTAA
- a CDS encoding tetratricopeptide repeat-containing diguanylate cyclase, which yields MFRKFQSFLLITLLAVTSLVSAQEWQQQRIDASSNPDAWIKKTSELIKQYDNQRQYEELAMAYALQVEAYRYSGHESKAHAAIDEGLRFAELADSKTAKTLLRINQTWYFLQRGQLRQANTSVIYARENAKASGNSDLQIEADILHAQVMQNTGDIAHALQTLEQLNRNAYTAHPRLQVEFHALIGSIYLDVGANDIGLEHIQNALDISREHLGQWDVSVLEYNLATAYQAAENDEKARQHFETALEISKAINDDLGVAYALFQMASIDIKNENYQRALERLNRAMPQFKSAGAHPMEAQSRLAMVSAYLGTNELETAFAQLEAASSVINTLADNQLYQTLNERWSEYYQSKENYKAALERYKTSVNYMQKVQEQTQDKQVQEIMVRLEIKEQETTNELLKKENQLQQLELQEQQTSYYLLVWIIISGLLVVIIVSAFLYQQWRARKNFAELALKDDLTNAPNRRAIVRICKKGLEQAREQQRQLALAVVDFDYFKAINDQFGHDVGDRVLQRFAEVAKLSLRDQDNFGRLGGEEWLLVFFDVSKEDAKNIFERITKEMNSKPISGLPEDYRITFSMGFTNAHPEDSFDSLYKRADDVLFEAKDKGRERLVITD from the coding sequence TTGTTCCGAAAATTTCAGAGTTTTTTATTGATTACCTTGCTAGCTGTCACTTCATTAGTTTCGGCTCAGGAGTGGCAGCAGCAACGTATAGATGCCAGTAGCAACCCGGATGCCTGGATAAAAAAGACCTCTGAATTAATAAAGCAGTACGATAACCAGCGCCAGTATGAAGAACTGGCAATGGCTTACGCACTGCAAGTTGAAGCCTATAGATATTCCGGCCACGAGAGTAAAGCGCATGCAGCCATAGATGAAGGTCTGCGCTTTGCTGAATTAGCCGATTCAAAAACAGCAAAAACTCTGCTGAGAATTAACCAAACATGGTATTTCTTACAACGAGGTCAACTTCGCCAGGCCAACACCAGCGTTATCTATGCAAGAGAAAACGCCAAGGCCTCAGGTAATAGCGATTTACAAATAGAAGCAGACATACTTCACGCGCAAGTGATGCAGAATACAGGGGATATAGCCCATGCACTGCAAACTCTTGAGCAGCTCAATCGTAATGCCTACACGGCACACCCCAGGTTGCAGGTAGAATTTCACGCTTTAATTGGTTCTATTTATCTTGATGTTGGGGCAAACGATATTGGTTTAGAGCACATTCAGAATGCGCTCGACATCAGCAGAGAACATTTAGGTCAATGGGATGTTTCGGTACTCGAGTACAATTTAGCCACAGCCTATCAAGCCGCCGAAAATGATGAAAAAGCCAGACAGCATTTCGAGACGGCTTTAGAAATCAGTAAAGCCATTAACGATGATCTTGGCGTCGCTTATGCCCTTTTCCAAATGGCCTCAATTGATATCAAAAACGAAAATTATCAACGGGCCTTAGAACGCCTCAACAGAGCTATGCCGCAATTTAAGTCGGCCGGCGCCCACCCTATGGAAGCACAGAGTCGGCTAGCTATGGTGTCGGCTTATTTAGGTACCAACGAACTTGAAACAGCCTTCGCTCAACTAGAAGCTGCCAGTTCGGTTATTAACACATTAGCTGATAATCAATTATATCAGACCCTGAATGAGCGCTGGTCTGAGTATTATCAGAGTAAAGAAAATTACAAGGCTGCTCTGGAGCGTTACAAAACTTCTGTCAATTATATGCAGAAAGTGCAGGAGCAAACTCAGGATAAACAAGTACAAGAAATTATGGTGCGCCTGGAAATTAAAGAGCAGGAGACCACCAATGAATTACTTAAAAAAGAAAATCAGTTGCAGCAGTTAGAACTGCAGGAGCAGCAAACCTCCTATTACCTGCTGGTGTGGATTATTATTTCAGGCCTTTTGGTGGTTATTATTGTTTCGGCTTTTCTGTATCAGCAATGGCGGGCTCGTAAAAACTTCGCCGAACTGGCATTAAAAGACGATTTAACTAACGCGCCGAATCGACGTGCCATTGTCCGTATATGCAAAAAAGGTCTGGAGCAAGCTCGCGAACAACAACGTCAGTTAGCCCTGGCCGTTGTCGACTTCGATTACTTTAAGGCAATAAATGATCAGTTCGGTCACGACGTTGGTGACCGCGTATTACAACGTTTTGCAGAAGTTGCCAAACTCAGCCTGCGTGATCAGGACAACTTCGGTCGCCTGGGAGGCGAAGAATGGCTGTTGGTCTTTTTCGATGTCAGTAAAGAGGACGCGAAAAACATCTTCGAGCGCATTACCAAGGAAATGAACAGCAAGCCCATTAGCGGTTTGCCGGAAGATTACCGCATTACCTTCAGTATGGGCTTTACTAACGCTCACCCGGAAGATAGTTTTGATTCTCTTTATAAACGTGCGGATGATGTTTTATTCGAAGCTAAGGATAAAGGCCGGGAGCGCCTAGTCATCACTGATTAA
- a CDS encoding agmatine deiminase family protein, which translates to MTTTARWLPDFMENQRLLLAWPYRSDVWRKHADPARDALIKLIKQLPDNTPVSLVVPASISDSVPEALKSVQRIELDYDDIWLRDTTPLWQLNSDGQLAALSFDFDGWGGVQNVIAADKAFSQSLCSRLMCPVTNSLLIAEGGAFTHNGQGDWLIGLACIKQRNPAMTEPQIKSLLGQLLPGQRLHFFDGGLVADETGGHIDNMALFVDANTVLYAATDNTAHPDYKTCQALKKQLDKLPAYIQTIPLPLPPPQLPAREERAGVELTSSSLKRTVELPLLCSYVNVLQTSKLVVVPQFGLTTDAQAVRTVREALPERKVIAIDAREFVLGGGGLHCISHNLPKFKTDEL; encoded by the coding sequence GTGACCACTACTGCCCGCTGGTTACCTGATTTTATGGAAAACCAGCGCTTGTTGCTGGCCTGGCCATACCGGAGTGATGTCTGGCGTAAGCATGCGGATCCAGCTCGAGACGCTCTCATAAAGCTAATAAAACAATTGCCTGATAACACGCCGGTTTCGCTCGTTGTTCCTGCGAGCATAAGCGACAGTGTACCCGAGGCACTTAAATCCGTTCAGCGCATAGAGCTGGATTATGACGATATCTGGCTACGCGATACTACACCACTGTGGCAGTTAAATAGCGACGGTCAGTTGGCGGCATTGTCTTTTGATTTTGATGGCTGGGGTGGTGTCCAGAATGTTATTGCTGCTGATAAAGCCTTTAGTCAAAGCCTGTGTTCTCGCTTGATGTGTCCAGTAACAAATAGCCTGCTTATTGCTGAAGGCGGTGCTTTTACGCACAACGGCCAGGGTGACTGGCTAATTGGTCTGGCCTGTATTAAGCAGCGAAACCCGGCAATGACAGAGCCGCAGATAAAGTCGTTATTAGGTCAGTTGTTGCCCGGGCAACGTTTGCACTTTTTTGATGGTGGATTGGTTGCTGATGAAACGGGCGGGCATATTGATAATATGGCGTTATTCGTTGACGCAAATACTGTGCTTTATGCTGCCACTGATAATACAGCGCATCCGGATTATAAAACCTGCCAGGCGCTTAAAAAACAACTGGATAAACTGCCTGCTTACATTCAAACCATTCCTTTACCTTTGCCGCCTCCACAACTGCCAGCTCGTGAAGAAAGAGCGGGGGTTGAACTTACATCGTCAAGCTTAAAACGTACCGTTGAACTGCCTTTACTGTGCAGTTATGTGAATGTTTTGCAAACGAGTAAACTGGTTGTGGTACCTCAATTTGGGTTAACCACAGACGCTCAAGCCGTGCGGACTGTTCGCGAAGCTCTTCCGGAGCGAAAGGTTATTGCCATTGATGCTCGCGAATTTGTTTTAGGGGGCGGTGGTTTGCATTGTATCAGTCATAACCTGCCTAAATTTAAGACAGATGAGCTTTAA
- the rluB gene encoding 23S rRNA pseudouridine(2605) synthase RluB: MTEKLQKVLARSGHGSRREIETKISAGRIRVNGKVAQLGERIDADAKVRIDGHEVQIKPEEEVICRVLIYHKPEGELCTRKDPEGRPTVYDRLPRMSGARWVAVGRLDVNTSGLLLFTTDGELANRLMHPSQQVEREYAVRVFGDVDEAMMQRLRKGVQLEDGPAHFNSIKPAGGDGMNRWFHVTISEGRNREVRRLWESQEVQVSRLIRVRYGDIPLEPGLPQGGWAEMSLPQVNALRAQVNLPAEKESFLDPRHEESKQRRFAKIRKATARHRLDKKQSKRRGK; the protein is encoded by the coding sequence ATGACCGAGAAATTACAAAAGGTTTTAGCCCGATCTGGACATGGTTCGCGCCGCGAAATTGAAACAAAAATTTCAGCCGGCCGAATTCGTGTGAACGGCAAAGTAGCACAATTGGGTGAGCGTATTGATGCCGACGCAAAAGTACGCATTGATGGCCACGAAGTTCAGATTAAACCTGAAGAAGAGGTCATTTGCCGAGTTCTGATTTACCACAAGCCCGAGGGTGAATTGTGTACGCGCAAGGATCCGGAGGGACGGCCGACCGTTTATGACCGCTTGCCAAGAATGAGCGGTGCGCGTTGGGTCGCTGTGGGGCGGCTTGACGTGAATACCTCGGGTCTGTTGTTATTTACTACCGACGGTGAGCTTGCTAATCGCCTGATGCACCCCAGCCAGCAGGTTGAACGTGAATACGCGGTACGGGTGTTTGGTGACGTGGATGAAGCCATGATGCAACGCCTGAGAAAAGGTGTGCAACTGGAAGATGGCCCTGCGCATTTCAATAGCATAAAGCCTGCCGGTGGTGATGGCATGAACCGCTGGTTCCACGTGACCATCAGTGAAGGGCGTAATCGTGAAGTTCGCCGCTTGTGGGAGTCGCAGGAAGTGCAGGTCAGTCGTCTTATCCGTGTTCGCTATGGCGATATTCCTCTGGAACCCGGTTTACCGCAAGGTGGCTGGGCGGAAATGTCATTGCCTCAGGTCAATGCGTTAAGAGCTCAGGTTAACTTACCGGCGGAAAAAGAGTCGTTTCTCGACCCTCGTCATGAAGAGTCTAAACAGCGTCGTTTTGCGAAAATTCGTAAAGCCACCGCCCGCCACAGACTGGATAAAAAACAGAGTAAACGACGGGGTAAGTAA
- the scpB gene encoding SMC-Scp complex subunit ScpB: MNPLQLKQLIEAALFAHPQPLSAEQLYQLLLNEGEASLAAIRQQLKELQSDYQERGIELVKVASGYRFQTRAELGQRLAGLWQEKPPRYSNALLETLALIVYRQPITRGEIEQIRGVSVSSQIMKTLQERGWVKVVGHKEVPGRPQLYASTNDFLDDFNLSDLSELPDIDTLNEDDERTAETATNERDDS; the protein is encoded by the coding sequence ATGAATCCGTTACAGCTTAAACAACTTATTGAAGCGGCCTTGTTTGCGCATCCGCAGCCGTTATCGGCTGAGCAGCTGTATCAGCTGTTGCTGAATGAAGGCGAGGCCTCGCTGGCGGCCATAAGGCAGCAACTTAAAGAGTTGCAGTCAGACTATCAGGAACGTGGTATTGAGTTGGTAAAAGTGGCTTCCGGCTACCGTTTTCAAACCCGGGCCGAGCTGGGTCAGAGGTTAGCCGGGCTTTGGCAGGAAAAACCGCCTCGTTACTCAAACGCTTTGCTGGAAACTTTGGCATTAATTGTTTACCGGCAGCCCATTACGCGTGGTGAAATTGAACAAATACGCGGTGTAAGTGTCAGTAGCCAAATAATGAAGACACTGCAGGAACGAGGCTGGGTTAAGGTTGTAGGGCACAAAGAAGTGCCGGGAAGACCTCAGCTTTATGCCAGCACTAACGATTTTTTAGATGATTTTAATTTAAGTGACTTATCAGAATTACCTGATATCGACACACTTAATGAAGATGATGAACGTACCGCTGAGACAGCGACTAACGAGAGAGATGATTCGTAA
- a CDS encoding segregation and condensation protein A has product MAEQQSLPLGFVRGEPVIEKPEDLYIPPDALEVILDTFSGPMDLLLYLIRKQKLDIVDMPILAITRQYVEYVDMMQELKLELAADYLVMAAILAEIKSRLLLPKPPQEEDEEEDPRAELIRRLQEYEAIRQGAEYIDQQPQVGRDILLSEVGSNAREWLTAAPPEVTLEDLTLAFSRVLQQVELKAHHQIKREQLSTRARMSQVLELLSHKKYVSFSQLFTRKEGRAGAVVSFLAILELVKESMVELSQVEPMSDIRLSLRQHNQDESVTA; this is encoded by the coding sequence ATGGCGGAACAACAGTCACTGCCTTTAGGCTTTGTTCGCGGCGAACCGGTTATAGAAAAGCCTGAAGACCTCTATATACCACCGGATGCGCTGGAAGTTATACTCGATACTTTCAGTGGTCCGATGGATCTCTTGTTGTATTTAATTCGCAAACAAAAGCTCGATATTGTGGACATGCCTATTCTGGCTATTACCCGGCAATATGTTGAGTATGTGGACATGATGCAAGAGCTGAAGCTGGAGCTTGCCGCCGATTATTTAGTGATGGCGGCCATTCTGGCCGAAATAAAAAGCCGTTTGCTGTTGCCGAAACCGCCTCAGGAAGAGGATGAGGAAGAAGACCCTAGAGCGGAACTTATAAGACGCCTACAGGAATATGAGGCGATACGCCAGGGTGCTGAATATATTGATCAGCAACCGCAGGTGGGGCGGGACATTTTATTGAGTGAGGTTGGCAGTAATGCACGCGAGTGGTTAACGGCTGCACCTCCGGAAGTGACTCTTGAAGACTTAACTCTTGCTTTTAGTCGAGTGTTACAGCAAGTGGAGTTAAAAGCTCACCACCAGATAAAGCGCGAGCAACTATCGACACGAGCGAGGATGAGTCAGGTACTGGAGTTGTTGAGCCATAAAAAGTACGTTTCTTTTAGCCAGCTCTTTACCCGAAAAGAAGGTCGCGCCGGAGCTGTGGTCAGTTTTTTAGCAATTTTGGAACTTGTGAAAGAATCAATGGTAGAATTGTCACAAGTAGAGCCTATGAGTGATATTCGCCTGAGTTTGAGACAGCACAATCAAGATGAATCCGTTACAGCTTAA
- a CDS encoding L-threonylcarbamoyladenylate synthase gives MSQYFEIHPENPQARLIQQSVQIIRKSGVVVYPTDSGYAIGCQIGNKAAADRICQIREIDKEHNFTLMCRDLSELATYARVDNDAFRLLKNNTPGPYTFILKGTKEVPKRLLNPKRKTIGIRVPTNRIAMALLEELNEPLMSTSLILGQGMLAESDPEEIRDKLEKLVDLIIDGGHKGEEPTTVVDLSEGAPTIRREGSGDVEPFDF, from the coding sequence ATGAGTCAATATTTTGAAATTCATCCGGAAAATCCTCAAGCACGTTTAATTCAGCAATCGGTTCAAATTATTCGTAAAAGTGGGGTGGTGGTTTACCCTACTGACTCGGGTTATGCCATTGGTTGTCAAATTGGCAATAAAGCAGCAGCTGATCGTATTTGCCAGATTCGTGAAATAGACAAAGAGCACAATTTTACTCTAATGTGCCGTGATTTATCTGAGCTTGCGACTTATGCCCGGGTTGACAACGATGCCTTCCGGTTACTGAAAAACAACACTCCCGGACCTTACACTTTTATTCTGAAAGGAACGAAAGAGGTTCCCAAGCGGCTGTTGAACCCCAAACGTAAAACTATTGGTATACGGGTTCCGACTAATCGTATCGCAATGGCTCTGCTGGAAGAGTTAAATGAACCATTAATGTCGACCAGCTTGATCCTTGGCCAAGGAATGCTGGCTGAATCTGATCCGGAAGAGATTCGGGATAAGCTGGAAAAGCTGGTGGATTTAATTATTGATGGTGGTCATAAAGGTGAAGAGCCAACGACGGTTGTGGATTTATCTGAGGGAGCACCGACCATTCGTCGCGAAGGTTCCGGAGACGTAGAGCCTTTTGATTTTTAG
- a CDS encoding PHP domain-containing protein, producing the protein MSVYDLHCHSTCSDGSLSVSELVLRACEQNVDVLAITDHDCVDGLAEASRLIEHENLPIELVNGVEISCRWHSFEIHIVGLNIDPDAEPLKVLLSEQQQRRYDRFDAMLEKLYQRGVSLSAEECETEGLPTRKHIADAMVRKGIVSNPQKAFDRYIGKGNSAYVNPEWCDIPTAIEAIHGAGGKAVLAHPHGYKMSNKWLRKLLIQGKEWGLDAMEVSLCQQSPGHRDALAKMSQEYGLLASQGSDFHYPGNWRELGKNLCLPADCVPIWEHWSQ; encoded by the coding sequence ATGTCAGTTTACGATTTGCATTGTCACAGCACCTGTTCTGATGGCTCTTTGTCAGTGTCGGAGCTTGTGCTGCGCGCCTGCGAACAGAACGTCGATGTACTGGCGATAACCGATCATGACTGCGTTGACGGGCTGGCAGAAGCGAGTCGTCTTATTGAACACGAGAATTTGCCAATAGAGCTGGTGAACGGAGTTGAAATTAGTTGTCGTTGGCACAGTTTTGAAATTCATATTGTTGGACTTAATATTGACCCAGATGCGGAACCCTTAAAGGTTTTATTGAGCGAACAACAGCAACGTCGCTATGATCGCTTTGATGCGATGCTTGAAAAGCTATACCAGCGCGGTGTCAGTTTATCGGCAGAAGAATGCGAAACGGAGGGGTTGCCAACACGTAAGCACATTGCTGACGCTATGGTACGAAAAGGTATTGTCAGTAACCCTCAAAAAGCTTTCGATCGCTATATTGGCAAAGGTAACAGCGCCTATGTCAATCCCGAATGGTGCGATATTCCCACTGCGATAGAAGCCATCCACGGCGCCGGGGGGAAGGCGGTACTGGCGCATCCCCACGGTTACAAAATGTCGAATAAATGGCTGCGCAAGCTTTTAATACAGGGTAAAGAGTGGGGGCTCGATGCCATGGAAGTCAGTTTGTGTCAGCAGTCTCCCGGTCATCGTGATGCATTAGCGAAAATGAGTCAGGAATATGGTCTGCTAGCCTCGCAGGGGTCGGATTTTCACTATCCGGGGAATTGGCGCGAACTTGGTAAAAATCTTTGTCTGCCAGCGGACTGTGTGCCAATATGGGAGCATTGGTCACAGTAG